In one Brassica oleracea var. oleracea cultivar TO1000 chromosome C9, BOL, whole genome shotgun sequence genomic region, the following are encoded:
- the LOC106315294 gene encoding plant cysteine oxidase 3-like: protein MHLDRSETKSPEELTSIGIGLEEEAQDDDRGYGVSGVSRVNRVGRWGQPITFLDIHECDTLIICVFCFPTSSVIPLHDHPEMTVFSKILCGSLHVKAYDWVEPPCIITHDKSQAARLAKLVTDKVITPQSELPVLYPKTGGNLHCFTALTPCVVLDILTPPYNESSGRSCIYYMDYPFSTFGMQTFSIFRTEEH from the exons ATGCATTTGGATAGATCCGAAACCAAATCTCCGGAGGAACTCACTTCGATTGGGATCGGGCTTGAAGAGGAAGCTCAAGATGATGATAGAGGCTATGGAGTTTCTGGAGTTAGCCGTGTCAACAGAGTAGGAAGATGGGGTCAGCCGATTACATTCTTAGACATTCATGAATGTGATACCCTTATA ATATGTGTTTTCTGCTTCCCAACATCCTCAGTGATTCCATTGCATGACCATCCAGAGATGACTGTCTTTAGCAAAATCCTCTGTGGATCACTTCATGTTAAAGCTTACGATTGGGTCGAACCTCCATGTATTATCACACATGACAAATCACAAG CAGCACGGTTGGCGAAATTGGTTACCGACAAAGTGATAACGCCACAGTCTGAACTACCAGTGTTGTACCCAAAGACTGGAGGCAATCTCCATTGTTTCACTGCGCTGACTCCATGTGTGGTGCTCGACATTCTCACACCTCCTTACAACGAAAGCTCTGGCAGGTCTTGCATTTACTATATGGACTATCCTTTCTCCACCTTCGGTATGCAAACTTTCTCCATCTTCAGAACAGAAGAACATTAA
- the LOC106317924 gene encoding ribosome biogenesis protein TSR3 homolog: MGYGKHRRSRGGNSNPGQTSRTENLGREDESLPHDPGSEDEAPVPNVQLAMWDFGQCDAKRCTGRKLARFNLLKELRVNTGFGGVVLSPVGRQCVSKEDYSLIKSRGLAVVDCSWARLTDVPFAKLRCTAPRLLPWLVAANPVNYGRPCELSCVEALSAALILCGEEETANLLLGKFKWGHAFLSLNKDILKEYSKCENSAEIISVQNSWLTQQTQISKQPAPLKEHVRKEGDESEDDDDGLPPLERNMNHIISEDSEEEDEEDEDDGLPPLERNMNHVKLGDSEEDDDNSE, translated from the exons ATGGGTTACGGTAAGCATAGGCGATCGAGAGGTGGCAATTCGAATCCAGGCCAAACCAGTAGGACTGAGAATCTCGGAAG GGAAGATGAGTCGCTTCCTCATGATCCAG GATCTGAGGATGAAGCACCAGTTCCAAATGTTCAATTGGCAATGTGG GACTTTGGTCAGTGTGATGCAAAGAGGTGCACTGGTCGTAAGCTTGCTAGATTCAACTTGTTAAAA GAATTACGGGTGAACACTGGCTTCGGAGGTGTTGTTTTAAG TCCAGTAGGTAGACAATGTGTTTCCAAGGAAGACTATAGTTTGATCAAAAGTAGAGGATTAGCTGTAGTTGATTGTTCTTGGGCACGCTTAACCGATGTCCCCTTTGCTAAGCTGCGTTGCACCGCTCCTCGTCTCT TACCATGGTTAGTAGCAGCTAACCCAGTGAATTATGGAAGGCCTTGTGAGCTTTCTTGTGTGGAGGCTTTATCTGCAGCTTTAATTCTGTG TGGAGAGGAGGAGACTGCAAATCTTTTGCTAGGGAAATTCAAATGGGGTCATGCCTTTTTGTCTCTTAACAA GGATATTCTGAAGGAGTACTCGAAATGCGAGAATAGTGCTGAGATCATCTCAGTGCAAAATTCTTGGCTTACTCAGCAAACTCAGATCTCAAAACAACCAGCTCCCCTCAAAGAAC ATGTAAGGAAAGAAGGTGATGAATCTGAGGATGATGATGATGGCCTCCCTCCTCTTGAGAGGAACATGAACCATATCATATCGGAAGACAGTGAAGAAGAAGATGAGGAGGATGAAGATGATGGTCTCCCTCCTCTAGAGAGGAACATGAACCATGTCAAGTTGGGAGACAGTGAGGAAGATGATGACAACAGCGAGTGA
- the LOC106317921 gene encoding coatomer subunit alpha-1-like isoform X2 produces MIRRFVEHEGPVRGVHIHNSRPWFVSGGDDYKIIVWNYNTHMCLFTLLGHLDRIRTVQFHHEKPWIVSASDDQTIRIWNWQSRTCISVLTGHNHYAMCASFHPKEDLVVSASSDHTVRVWDITSLGNKTASPADDAIVKYVLEGHDRGVNWASFHPTLPLIVSGSDDQQIKLWRMNETKAWEVVDTLRGHIDNVSSVIFHAKQDMIISSSEDKRICVWDATKRTKFHTYQCERFRTWVLAVHPEINLLAAGHDSGMAVFKFERERPAFAFSGDSLFYAKDGFLRYYEYSSQKDSQVIPIQRPDSRRLNQNPRTLSYSPMENAVLICSDLDGGSYELYITPKDKVGRGGIVQDAKKGTCGSAVFLTRNKFAVLEKSTGQEVLVKNLKNEVIEKSSLPIPTDGIFYAGAGKLLCKSEDKLVIFDLQRRLVLGELQTPFVRSVVWSDDMESVALLSKDTIVFASKKLVFQCTLHETVGVKSGAWDDNGAFIYTTLNHIKYCLPNGESGIIRSLDVPIYITKVSGNTIFCLDRDGKNRVITINATEHLFKLSLLRKRYGHVMSMLNTSPLCGQATIAYLQQKGFPEVALHFSEDERIRFNLALESGNLRSAFASATQINEKDHWYRLGEEALRQGNSGIVEFAYQQTENFEKLSFLYLITGNIDKLSKLMKTAEVKNNVMSQFHNALYVGDVKERVKVLENAGHLPLAYITASVHGLNDIAERLATELGDNVPVLPEGKTRSLLMPPSPVMCGGDWHLLRAIKGIFESAARGGAVDGDWGKRLDMIDIDEMEIRDIDGILEEAEEENVEGGEWVLVAHQPERDTPKVSANARSSISVTPSQGMPVKGELRRRRRFQVVDIEP; encoded by the exons ATGATCCGTAGATTCGTCGAGCACGAGGGACCTGTTCGCGGTGTTCACATCCATAATTCACGGCCTTGGTTCGTCTCGGGAG GGGATGATTACAAGATTATAGTGTGGAACTACAACACACACATGTGCCTTTTCACTCTTCTCGGCCATCTCGATCGTATCCGCACTGTTCAATTTCACCACGAAAAACCTTGGATCGTGAGTGCTAGTGACGATCAGACTATCCGCATTTGGAACTGGCAGTCACGGACTTGTATTTCCGTCTTGACTGGTCACAATCATTATGCTATGTGTGCTTCTTTCCATCCTAAGGAAGACCTTGTCGTATCAGCATCCTCGGATCACACTGTCCGTGTGTGGGATATTACTTCTCTTGGGAACAAGACAGCATCTCCTGCTGATGACGCTATAGTTAAGTACGTCCTTGAAGGTCATGATAGAGGAGTTAACTGGGCTTCTTTTCATCCCACCCTTCCTCTCATCGTCTCTGGTTCTGATGACCAGCAAATAAAGCTGTGGCGTATGAATG AAACTAAAGCGTGGGAGGTGGTGGATACACTGCGAGGTCATATTGATAACGTTTCATCCGTCATATTTCATGCAAAACAGGACATGATTATATCGAGCTCCGAGGATAAGCGCATCTGTGTCTGGGATGCTACCAAGAGAACAAAATTCCATACTTATCAATGTGAACGTTTCCGGACATGGGTTCTTGCTGTTCATCCTGAAATCAATCTACTGGCAGCGGGACACGACAGTGGCATGGCGGTGTTCAAATTTGAAAGAGAACGTCCTGCATTTGCTTTCAGTGGTGATTCTTTGTTCTATGCCAAGGATGGATTTTTGAGGTACTACGAATATTCATCTCAGAAAGATTCCCAGGTTATCCCTATTCAGCGTCCTGATTCTCGACGCTTGAATCAAAATCCAAGGACTCTATCTTACAGCCCGATGGAAAATGCAGTTTTGATCTGCTCAGATCTGGATGGTGGTTCTTACGAGCTGTACATCACACCGAAAGATAAGGTTGGTAGGGGTGGCATTGTGCAAGACGCAAAGAAGGGGACATGTGGTTCTGCGGTATTCCTTACCCGTAATAAATTTGCTGTTCTTGAGAAAAGCACCGGCCAGGAGGTGCTAGTGAAGAATCTAAAGAATGAGGTGATTGAAAAGAGTTCTCTGCCTATTCCCACGGATGGTATCTTTTACGCTGGCGCTGGAAAACTGCTTTGTAAGTCTGAGGATAAATTGGTTATATTTGACCTCCAGCGAAGGCTTGTTCTTGGTGAACTTCAGACACCTTTTGTTAGGTCCGTCGTTTGGTCTGATGATATGGAGAGTGTTGCTTTGCTCAGCAAAGATACCATCGTTTTTGCCAGCAAAAAACTCGTCTTCCAGTGCACGCTTCATGAGACTGTAGGTGTGAAAAGTGGAGCTTGGGACGACAATGGTGCCTTCATTTACACAACTCTGAATCACATCAAGTACTGTCTTCCAAATGGAGAGAGTGGAATCATCCGGTCCCTAGATGTCCCTATCTATATCACCAAGGTGTCTGGCAATACAATCTTTTGCTTGGATCGGGATGGGAAAAACAGGGTTATCACCATTAATGCAACTGAGCATCTATTCAAGCTTTCACTACTAAGAAAGAGATATGGTCATGTCATGAGCATGCTAAATACCTCCCCGCTATGTGGACAGGCTACGATTGCTTACCTGCAGCAGAAAGGATTCCCTGAAGTTGCCCTCCATTTTTCGGAAGACGAGAGGATCCGATTCAACCTGGCTCTTGAAAGTGGCAACCTCCGCTCAGCTTTTGCATCTGCCACACAGATTAACGAGAAAGACCACTGGTATAGACTTGGGGAGGAAGCTCTTCGCCAGGGTAACTCTGGAATTGTTGAGTTTGCATACCAGCAGACAGAGAACTTTGAGAAGCTATCTTTTCTTTATCTCATTACTGGCAATATAGACAAGCTTTCAAAGTTGATGAAGACTGCGGAAGTGAAGAACAATGTGATGAGTCAGTTTCACAATGCTCTCTACGTAGGAGATGTTAAGGAGCGTGTTAAAGTACTTGAGAATGCTGGTCATTTGCCTCTAGCTTATATCACGGCTTCGGTTCATGGTTTAAATGACATTGCTGAGCGACTGGCGACTGAGCTAGGAGATAACGTGCCTGTATTGCCTGAAGGGAAAACTCGGTCGCTTCTAATGCCACCATCTCCCGTCATGTGTGGTGGTGACTGGCATCTTCTAAGAGCAATTAAAGGAATATTTGAAAGTGCAGCCAGAGGAGGGGCTGTTGATGGCGATTGGGGTAAGAGACTTGACATGATCGATATTGATGAAATGGAGATCAGAGACATCGACGGCATCTTGGAAGAAGCAGAAGAAGAAAACGTCGAGGGCGGTGAATGGGTGCTAGTTGCTCACCAACCAGAGCGTGACACTCCTAAAGTCTCTGCCAACGCACGTTCATCTATCTCTGTAACACCTAGTCAAGGTATGCCCGTAAAAGGAGAACTAAGGAGAAGAAGGAGATTCCAAGTTGTAGATATCGAACCATAG
- the LOC106317356 gene encoding inactive TPR repeat-containing thioredoxin TTL3-like → MAENQAEKRSRRGLLGFVFGRRGLWSKKCTADNGNKTPMRSSNASAPCTSNIQFTKSPGNELNSKKLQEYKVSPEPIQNQTQTQIQRPISKPLSNQYPNNIPGPVQQQARKVLPRESIGLSGELESMIMDNQKAKGMMFGSLGNLKQPGTTAVGNQTTVQNSGYGRKTMEGEGQTPVRPISVSNNQDQSGSLCRAISTRMDPETLKIMGNEDYKNGNFVEALALYDAAIAIDSKKAAYRSNKSAALTALGRILEAVFECREAIRMEPHYHRAHHRLANLYLRLGEVENSIYHIKRSGPEADQEDILKAKTVQMHLNKCTEAKRLRDWNNLIKETKNTIASGADAATQVYALQADAFLKSYRHQEADDALSRCPVFDVEMNTKYYGPIGYAGFLVVWAQVHMSLGRFEEAVEAIQLAAKLDRNNREVSMVLRRVQAVTAARSKGNDFFKAGRFQEASAAYGEGLDHDSRNSVLLCNRAACLFKMGQFDRAIGDSTAALAVRPAYAKARLRRADCNAKLGNWELAVGDYEILRKETPEDDQVIRGLMEAQNHLVKRRGHENL, encoded by the exons ATGGCAGAAAATCAGGCAGAGAAAAGGTCGCGTCGTGGGTTGTTAGGTTTCGTGTTTGGTAGACGTGGCTTGTGGTCCAAGAAATGTACTGCGGACAATGGTAATAAAACCCCAATGCGTAGCAGCAACGCCTCCGCACCTTGCACCTCTAATATTCAGTTCACCAAATCTCCTGGTAACGAATTAAACTCCAAAAAGCTACAAGAATATAAAGTTTCACCTGAACCGATCCAGAACCAGACTCAGACCCAAATACAAAGACCTATTTCAAAACCCTTATCGAATCAATACCCTAATAATATTCCAGGACCGGTCCAACAACAAGCGAGGAAGGTGTTGCCTAGGGAATCTATCGGTTTATCAGGTGAGCTTGAGAGTATGATCATGGACAATCAGAAAGCCAAAGGGATGATGTTTGGTAGCCTCGGGAACTTGAAGCAGCCAGGAACAACAGCGGTTGGGAATCAAACCACTGTTCAAAACAGTGGATACGGTAGGAAGACAATGGAAGGTGAAGGGCAAACACCGGTTAGGCCAATATCGGTTTCAAATAACCAGGACCAGTCAGGGTCTTTGTGTAGGGCGATATCCACTCGAATGGATCCTGAAACGTTAAAGATAATGGGGAATGAAGATTACAAGAACGGCAACTTCGTAGAGGCTTTAGCATTGTATGATGCTGCGATAGCCATCGATTCGAAAAAGGCTGCTTATCGTAGCAACAAAAGCGCAGCATTAACAGCATTGGGGAGAATCCTTGAAGCAGTGTTTGAGTGTAGGGAAGCAATCAGAATGGAGCCTCATTACCATAGAGCTCATCACCGGTTAGCTAACTTGTACCTCAG GTTAGGAGAGGTGGAGAATTCAATATATCATATCAAACGTTCGGGTCCAGAAGCAGACCAAGAAGACATTTTGAAGGCCAAAACGGTACAGATGCATCTCAACAAATGCACAGAAGCCAAAAGATTGCGAGATTGGAACAATCTGATTAAAGAAACGAAAAACACCATAGCTTCAGGGGCTGATGCAGCTACTCAAGTATATGCATTGCAAGCAGACGCGTTTTTAAAGAGTTACAGACATCAAGAGGCCGATGATGCTTTGTCTAGATGTCCAGTTTTTGATGTGGAAATGAATACTAAATATTATGGACCGATCGGTTATGCCGGTTTCTTGGTCGTATGGGCTCAGGTTCACATGTCTTTGGGCAG ATTTGAAGAAGCGGTTGAGGCGATTCAACTAGCAGCCAAGCTGGACAGGAACAACAGGGAAGTAAGTATGGTTCTCCGGCGTGTACAGGCCGTTACCGCGGCACGGTCCAAAGGCAACGATTTCTTCAAAGCGGGACGATTTCAAGAAGCTAGCGCAGCTTATGGGGAAGGACTAGACCACGACTCAAGAAACTCAGTCCTGCTATGTAACCGAGCGGCTTGTCTGTTCAAAATGGGCCAGTTTGATAGAGCCATAGGAGATTCCACGGCAGCACTTGCAGTCCGTCCTGCCTACGCCAAGGCTAGGCTGAGAAGAGCAGACTGTAACGCTAAG CTTGGGAACTGGGAGTTAGCGGTTGGAGACTACGAGATATTGAGAAAAGAGACACCGGAAGACGACCAAGTGATCAGAGGATTGATGGAGGCTCAGAATCATCTCGTGAAACGCCGTGGACATGAGAATCTTTAA
- the LOC106317923 gene encoding aspartic proteinase-like protein 1, whose protein sequence is MSSRSAFLLFFILSLASEKSLASVFSSRLIHRFSDEGRASIKSPATSFPSKRSFEYYRLLASIDLRRQRMNLGAKSQSLVPSEGSKTISSGNDFGWLHYTWIDIGTPSVSFLVALDSGSDLLWIPCNCVQCAPLSSTYYTSLATKDLNEYNPSASTTSKVFPCSHKLCESAPACESPKEQCPYTVSYASYNTSSSGLLVEDVLHLAYSAKASSSVKARIVVGCGKKQSGEFLEGIAPDGVMGLGPGEISVPSFLAKAGLMRNSFSMCFDEEDSGRIYFGDMGPSTQQSTRFLPYNNDFVAYFVGVEACCVGNSCLKQTNFTTLIDSGQSFTFLPEEIYREVALEIDSHINATVKKFEGAPWEYCYETSFEPKVPAIKLKFSSNNTFVIHKPLFVLQRSEGLVQFCLPISASEQGTGGVIGQNYMAGYRIVFNRENMKLGWSASKCQEDKIAPPQEASPGSTSSPNPLPTEEQQSRSHAVSPAIAGKTPSKTSSSSTSLAPCCFFSMRLLSSPFLVLLLVVSCM, encoded by the exons ATGTCGTCACGATCTGCTTTTTTACTCTTCTTCATACTCTCTCTAGCCTCGGAGAAGAGCTTAGCCTCCGTCTTCTCCTCGAGACTGATCCACCGCTTCTCCGACGAAGGCAGAGCGTCGATTAAGTCTCCGGCGACTTCCTTTCCATCGAAGCGGAGCTTCGAGTATTACCGCTTGCTCGCGAGCATCGATTTGAGAAGACAGAGGATGAATCTCGGCGCCAAGTCTCAATCCCTTGTTCCATCAGAAGGAAGCAAAACGATTTCTTCCGGAAACGACTTTGGATG GCTGCATTACACGTGGATCGACATTGGGACACCGAGCGTGTCCTTTCTTGTGGCGTTAGATTCCGGAAGTGACCTTCTTTGGATTCCTTGCAACTGTGTGCAGTGCGCTCCTTTATCTTCCACTTACTACACCAGCCTG GCTACTAAAGATCTTAACGAGTATAATCCCTCAGCTTCAACCACCAGCAAGGTGTTCCCCTGCAGCCATAAGCTCTGTGAGTCAGCTCCAGCCTGTGAGAGTCCGAAGGAGCAATGTCCTTATACCGTTAGCTACGCTAGCTACAACACCTCCAGCTCGGGGTTGCTCGTTGAGGACGTCTTGCATCTTGCGTATAGTGCCAAAGCTTCTTCTTCTGTCAAGGCTCGAATTGTTGTAGG ATGTGGTAAGAAGCAGAGTGGTGAGTTCTTGGAGGGGATTGCTCCAGATGGTGTGATGGGTTTAGGACCTGGAGAGATCTCGGTTCCGAGTTTTCTTGCCAAAGCGGGACTCATGCGGAACTCTTTCTCCATGTGCTTTGATGAGGAGGACTCGGGGAGGATTTACTTTGGTGATATGGGACCGTCGACGCAGCAGTCAACACGTTTCCTTCCGTACAACAATGACTT TGTGGCTTACTTTGTGGGTGTGGAGGCTTGTTGTGTTGGCAATTCGTGTCTAAAGCAGACGAATTTCACAACACTTATTGACAGTGGACAGTCATTTACTTTTCTGCCGGAAGAAATATACAGAGAAGTTGCACTTGAGATTGATAGTCATATAAACGCTACTGTTAAGAAGTTTGAAGGTGCCCCTTGGGAGTACTGCTATGAAACTAG TTTTGAGCCAAAGGTACCAGCGATCAAACTCAAGTTCTCGTCCAATAACACGTTTGTGATTCACAAACCTTTGTTTGTACTCCAGCGAAGTGAG GGGCTTGTTCAGTTTTGCTTGCCTATCAGTGCTAGTGAACAAGGCACTGGAGGAGTCATAGGAC AGAACTACATGGCAGGGTATCGAATAGTTTTCAACAGAGAGAACATGAAGCTTGGCTGGTCAGCTTCCAAAT GTCAAGAGGATAAGATAGCGCCACCACAGGAGGCTTCACCAGGAAGCACTTCATCACCAAATCCATTGCCAACAGAGGAGCAGCAAAGCAGAAGCCATGCGGTTTCACCGGCAATTGCTGGTAAAACTCCTTCCAAAACATCATCGTCCTCAACATCATTAGCACCATGCTGCTTCTTTTCCATGAGATTATTAAGCTCTCCTTTTCTTGTACTTCTACTAGTTGTCTCTTGTATGTAG
- the LOC106317921 gene encoding coatomer subunit alpha-1-like isoform X1 produces the protein MLIKLDIKSDRVNGLSFHRKRPWILFSLHSGVIQLWDYRLRTMIRRFVEHEGPVRGVHIHNSRPWFVSGGDDYKIIVWNYNTHMCLFTLLGHLDRIRTVQFHHEKPWIVSASDDQTIRIWNWQSRTCISVLTGHNHYAMCASFHPKEDLVVSASSDHTVRVWDITSLGNKTASPADDAIVKYVLEGHDRGVNWASFHPTLPLIVSGSDDQQIKLWRMNETKAWEVVDTLRGHIDNVSSVIFHAKQDMIISSSEDKRICVWDATKRTKFHTYQCERFRTWVLAVHPEINLLAAGHDSGMAVFKFERERPAFAFSGDSLFYAKDGFLRYYEYSSQKDSQVIPIQRPDSRRLNQNPRTLSYSPMENAVLICSDLDGGSYELYITPKDKVGRGGIVQDAKKGTCGSAVFLTRNKFAVLEKSTGQEVLVKNLKNEVIEKSSLPIPTDGIFYAGAGKLLCKSEDKLVIFDLQRRLVLGELQTPFVRSVVWSDDMESVALLSKDTIVFASKKLVFQCTLHETVGVKSGAWDDNGAFIYTTLNHIKYCLPNGESGIIRSLDVPIYITKVSGNTIFCLDRDGKNRVITINATEHLFKLSLLRKRYGHVMSMLNTSPLCGQATIAYLQQKGFPEVALHFSEDERIRFNLALESGNLRSAFASATQINEKDHWYRLGEEALRQGNSGIVEFAYQQTENFEKLSFLYLITGNIDKLSKLMKTAEVKNNVMSQFHNALYVGDVKERVKVLENAGHLPLAYITASVHGLNDIAERLATELGDNVPVLPEGKTRSLLMPPSPVMCGGDWHLLRAIKGIFESAARGGAVDGDWGKRLDMIDIDEMEIRDIDGILEEAEEENVEGGEWVLVAHQPERDTPKVSANARSSISVTPSQGMPVKGELRRRRRFQVVDIEP, from the exons ATGTTGATCAAATTGGATATAAAGAGTGACCGAGTCAATGGCCTAAGCTTCCACCGTAAAAGACCATGGATTCTCTTCAGTTTACACAGTGGTGTTATCCAGCTCTGGGATTATCGGTTGCGTACTATGATCCGTAGATTCGTCGAGCACGAGGGACCTGTTCGCGGTGTTCACATCCATAATTCACGGCCTTGGTTCGTCTCGGGAG GGGATGATTACAAGATTATAGTGTGGAACTACAACACACACATGTGCCTTTTCACTCTTCTCGGCCATCTCGATCGTATCCGCACTGTTCAATTTCACCACGAAAAACCTTGGATCGTGAGTGCTAGTGACGATCAGACTATCCGCATTTGGAACTGGCAGTCACGGACTTGTATTTCCGTCTTGACTGGTCACAATCATTATGCTATGTGTGCTTCTTTCCATCCTAAGGAAGACCTTGTCGTATCAGCATCCTCGGATCACACTGTCCGTGTGTGGGATATTACTTCTCTTGGGAACAAGACAGCATCTCCTGCTGATGACGCTATAGTTAAGTACGTCCTTGAAGGTCATGATAGAGGAGTTAACTGGGCTTCTTTTCATCCCACCCTTCCTCTCATCGTCTCTGGTTCTGATGACCAGCAAATAAAGCTGTGGCGTATGAATG AAACTAAAGCGTGGGAGGTGGTGGATACACTGCGAGGTCATATTGATAACGTTTCATCCGTCATATTTCATGCAAAACAGGACATGATTATATCGAGCTCCGAGGATAAGCGCATCTGTGTCTGGGATGCTACCAAGAGAACAAAATTCCATACTTATCAATGTGAACGTTTCCGGACATGGGTTCTTGCTGTTCATCCTGAAATCAATCTACTGGCAGCGGGACACGACAGTGGCATGGCGGTGTTCAAATTTGAAAGAGAACGTCCTGCATTTGCTTTCAGTGGTGATTCTTTGTTCTATGCCAAGGATGGATTTTTGAGGTACTACGAATATTCATCTCAGAAAGATTCCCAGGTTATCCCTATTCAGCGTCCTGATTCTCGACGCTTGAATCAAAATCCAAGGACTCTATCTTACAGCCCGATGGAAAATGCAGTTTTGATCTGCTCAGATCTGGATGGTGGTTCTTACGAGCTGTACATCACACCGAAAGATAAGGTTGGTAGGGGTGGCATTGTGCAAGACGCAAAGAAGGGGACATGTGGTTCTGCGGTATTCCTTACCCGTAATAAATTTGCTGTTCTTGAGAAAAGCACCGGCCAGGAGGTGCTAGTGAAGAATCTAAAGAATGAGGTGATTGAAAAGAGTTCTCTGCCTATTCCCACGGATGGTATCTTTTACGCTGGCGCTGGAAAACTGCTTTGTAAGTCTGAGGATAAATTGGTTATATTTGACCTCCAGCGAAGGCTTGTTCTTGGTGAACTTCAGACACCTTTTGTTAGGTCCGTCGTTTGGTCTGATGATATGGAGAGTGTTGCTTTGCTCAGCAAAGATACCATCGTTTTTGCCAGCAAAAAACTCGTCTTCCAGTGCACGCTTCATGAGACTGTAGGTGTGAAAAGTGGAGCTTGGGACGACAATGGTGCCTTCATTTACACAACTCTGAATCACATCAAGTACTGTCTTCCAAATGGAGAGAGTGGAATCATCCGGTCCCTAGATGTCCCTATCTATATCACCAAGGTGTCTGGCAATACAATCTTTTGCTTGGATCGGGATGGGAAAAACAGGGTTATCACCATTAATGCAACTGAGCATCTATTCAAGCTTTCACTACTAAGAAAGAGATATGGTCATGTCATGAGCATGCTAAATACCTCCCCGCTATGTGGACAGGCTACGATTGCTTACCTGCAGCAGAAAGGATTCCCTGAAGTTGCCCTCCATTTTTCGGAAGACGAGAGGATCCGATTCAACCTGGCTCTTGAAAGTGGCAACCTCCGCTCAGCTTTTGCATCTGCCACACAGATTAACGAGAAAGACCACTGGTATAGACTTGGGGAGGAAGCTCTTCGCCAGGGTAACTCTGGAATTGTTGAGTTTGCATACCAGCAGACAGAGAACTTTGAGAAGCTATCTTTTCTTTATCTCATTACTGGCAATATAGACAAGCTTTCAAAGTTGATGAAGACTGCGGAAGTGAAGAACAATGTGATGAGTCAGTTTCACAATGCTCTCTACGTAGGAGATGTTAAGGAGCGTGTTAAAGTACTTGAGAATGCTGGTCATTTGCCTCTAGCTTATATCACGGCTTCGGTTCATGGTTTAAATGACATTGCTGAGCGACTGGCGACTGAGCTAGGAGATAACGTGCCTGTATTGCCTGAAGGGAAAACTCGGTCGCTTCTAATGCCACCATCTCCCGTCATGTGTGGTGGTGACTGGCATCTTCTAAGAGCAATTAAAGGAATATTTGAAAGTGCAGCCAGAGGAGGGGCTGTTGATGGCGATTGGGGTAAGAGACTTGACATGATCGATATTGATGAAATGGAGATCAGAGACATCGACGGCATCTTGGAAGAAGCAGAAGAAGAAAACGTCGAGGGCGGTGAATGGGTGCTAGTTGCTCACCAACCAGAGCGTGACACTCCTAAAGTCTCTGCCAACGCACGTTCATCTATCTCTGTAACACCTAGTCAAGGTATGCCCGTAAAAGGAGAACTAAGGAGAAGAAGGAGATTCCAAGTTGTAGATATCGAACCATAG